A window from Mixophyes fleayi isolate aMixFle1 chromosome 12, aMixFle1.hap1, whole genome shotgun sequence encodes these proteins:
- the DENND4B gene encoding DENN domain-containing protein 4B isoform X1, whose product MMEEGPPKLVDYFVIAGLTPTCRPLEEENRQRSARPAEPVIDVAVIIRSQCEEVPHGFTCIEKTPGGQSADLNPSLLTNQQIYLCYRRGRDKAPITELGVHYEGKENLRPGFQVIDTTPYSHSANLSSGAPGHPKTFLTYKRAPEAQGLNTLGVMDICIINPSKGDSTPHTFCKVDRSLNTSMFSPALFLCYKKAIAKTHSLVYEAGVIGRFPETDNDLFPFPELVPIFCLPMGATIENWSLDTKYPLPIFSTFVLTGASGDKVYGAAIQFYEQYPQEALTEKQRQRLGLLSVVDRRPVSGRSVQTMKSICVLSHWPFFDVFQKFLFFIYRYSISGPHVLPIEKHISNFMFNVPFPSPQRPRILIQMSSYDNVLLCQPVSSPLPLSGASYVTLLQNLGPENAVTLLLAVLTEQKLLIHSQRPDVLTSVSEALVSIIFPLRWQCPYIPLCPLTLSDVLCAPVPFIVGIHSSYFDLHDPPQDVLCVDLDTNTLFQSEEKKIPTYQTLPRKPCKVLRSSLSDLHKQLDEMYNKPMEEASLEFLLTDYDLIYGRRTQLELDVQASFLRFMACLFKGYRSYLLPITQAPSERTRDSSNLFNMEGFRKSRDRAYQKLYSQLLKTQMFTQFIEDCSFVSDRHASLEFFDSCVEKVQTDGEKMEDLHLVELDESHRSEHTVFVMPAEEPQDANETEPPARYKYESFPTLQRELFELPQDLLTPPSSQSKTSAPSSPAPRRTKPEIKTAQRVAQRYSCIPDMWAKCLIGHCYGLWFIYLPTFVRATVSKVRALQTAYDALKQMETKNVVLPDEVCYRILMQLCGQYGEPVLAVRVMLEMRKAGVVPNTITYGYYNKAVLESKWPSSNQTGRLHWAKLRNVVLGTAQFRQPLKQRHPGSRTPPPQNHWTPESSAADLPPRLNLLRQSTWAGHTSQGSEHPSPGRMVKSWSLNCSQRDRCMLPMEMTDMMGDLEVEEVTVRPDVSPSLSSSHRRTCGTPLILGPSENGSLSNVSFLTDGTGSETVTSDESELVMTESSTEALASQSMVEGHSSKDITRRRSLAGKIQQLLTPSRKPSRTSILRKTGSLAEAPSPLTSEQQHSWKTLKESTRRPESTASESSVSLGSEVDLSDIAFCNFAIHKSTDRLMEGGQELPAVEVMLSSCSTCPACHSLIYDEDIMAGWTSDDSNLKTLCSFCGQNFVPFLNIKITDLQRHRSACDTSSDVPTRGGAGSSGPVLSDRYQCLVLDEAESRGPCNGFPDVQQHSVNDANSEMVTVAYLCPLVLRKEVESLLENEGGDFLSQAELVNSHPIIYWNLVWYFQRLALPSNLLQLILASKHVRQPAQVVDNPNVSVRLLWDVLVQDPDRWPPMYVLWKLHRNLPTHLHGWRSHSHPFTLEFLEKVLNFIGLFEVHKAISLLLTVLQEQNSPPQILQRGIYRETLLLTIAALGKEHMDIAAFDSKYKAACKKLGSSLGKEELRKRRAQLPSPKALDCRKTFGATLEC is encoded by the exons GTCCCACATGGGTTCACCTGCATCGAGAAGACTCCTGGGGGCCAGTCTGCGGATCTCAACCCCAGCCTCCTCACCAACCAGCAGATCTACCTGTGCTACCGCCGGGGGAGGGACAAGGCCCCCATAACGGAACTGGG GGTCCACTATGAGGGGAAGGAGAACCTGCGTCCTGGCTTCCAAGTAATCGACACTACGCCATACAGTCACTCTGCCAACTTGAGTTCCGGGGCCCCGGGTCACCCGAAAACCTTCCTTACCTACAAAAGGGCCCCTGAAGCCCAGGGCCTGAATACATTGGGAGTAATGGACATTTGCATCATTAATCCAAGTAAAGGAGACAGTACGCCCCACACCTTCTGTAAGGTGGACAGGAGCTTAAACACCAGCATG TTTAGCCCTGCTCTCTTTCTCTGCTACAAGAAAGCAATCGCGAAGACTCACAGCCTGGTGTATGAAGCAg GGGTGATCGGCCGATTCCCTGAGACGGACAACGACCTGTTCCCTTTTCCGGAACTTGTACCAATCTTCTGCCTGCCTATGGGAGCCACCATTGAGAACTGGTCGCTGGACACCAAGTACCCCCTCCCCATCTTCTCCACCTTCGTCCTGACCGGAGCATCGGGAGACAAG GTATACGGAGCGGCCATTCAGTTTTACGAGCAGTACCCGCAGGAGGCCTTGACCGAGAAGCAGCGCCAGAGACTCGGACTCCTGAGCGTGGTGGACCGGCGTCCAGTCAGCGGCCGATCGGTTCAGACCATGAAGAGTATCTGCGTCCTGTCCCACTGGCCCTTCTTCGACGTGTTCCAGAAATTCCTCTTTTTCATCTATCGTTACTCCATCTCCGGACCCCACGTGCTGCCGATAGAGAA ACACATCTCCAACTTCATGTTCAACGTCCCATTTCCGTCTCCGCAGAGACCCCGCATCCTAATCCAG ATGTCTTCGTATGATAATGTCCTTCTGTGCCAGCCCGtgtcctctcctctgcccctcag TGGAGCGAGTTACGTGACGTTGCTGCAGAACCTGGGACCGGAGAACGCGGTGACGCTGCTCCTGGCGGTCCTGACGGAACAGAAGCTGCTGATTCACTCGCAGAGACCGGACGTACTAACCAGCGTGAGCGAAGCTCTGGTATCG ATCATCTTCCCGCTTCGATGGCAGTGCCCCTAtatccctctgtgccccctcacccTCTCTGATGTCCTCTGTGCACCGGTTCCGTTCATTGTGGGCATCCACTCCAGCTACTTCGACCTCCACGATCCACCGCAGGACGTCCTCTGTGTGGACCTGGACACGAATACTCTCTTCCA GAGTGAGGAAAAGAAAATTCCAACTTACCAGACTCTGCCCCGGAAGCCCTGCAAGGTCCTGCGCAGCAGCCTGAGCGACCTCCACAAACAGTTGGACGAGA TGTACAACAAGCCCATGGAGGAAGCGTCTCTGGAGTTCCTGCTGACCGACTATGACCTCATATACGGGCGACGGACGCAGTTGGAGTTGGACGTGCAGGCGTCCTTCTTGCGTTTCATGGCCTGTCTTTTTAAAGGATACCGGTCCTACCTGCTGCCAATCACGCAAGCACCCTCTGAACGGACACGGGACTCCAGCAACCTGTTCAACATGGAGG GGTTCCGTAAGTCCAGAGACCGCGCATACCAGAAGTTGTACTCCCAGCTGCTAAAAACTCAGATGTTCACGCAGTTTATTGAAGACTGCTCCTTCGTCAGCGACCGGCATGCTTCGCTCGAGTTTTTCGATAGCTGTGTGGAGAAG GTGCAGACGGACGGGGAGAAAATGGAGGACCTACATCTGGTGGAGCTGGACGAGTCTCACCGCAGCGAGCACACAGTCTTTGTCATGCCGGCCGAGGAGCCTCAAGATGCCAATGAAACGGAACCGCCAGCTCGATACAA GTATGAAAGTTTCCCAACTCTCCAGAGAGAGTTATTCGAGCTGCCGCAGGATCTGCTAACGCCGCCTTCTAGCCAGTCAAAAACCAGTGCCCCCAGCAGTCCTGCCCCGCGACGGACCAAACCG GAGATAAAGACTGCTCAACGTGTGGCCCAGAGATATTCCTGCATACCAGATATGTGGGCAAAATGCCTTATTGGGCACTGCTATGGGTTGTGGTTCATCTACCTACCCACGTTCGTCAGGGCCACGGTGTCCAAGGTGCGGGCGCTGCAGACTGCCTACGATGCTTTGAAGCAGATGGAGACGAAGAATGTGGTCCTTCCAGATGAG GTGTGTTACCGCATTTTGATGCAGCTGTGTGGTCAGTATGGGGAGCCGGTCCTGGCTGTACGCGTGATGCTGGAGATGAGGAAAGCCGGAGTCGTCCCAAATACCATCACCTACGGTTATTACAATAAG GCCGTTCTGGAGAGCAAGTGGCCGTCCAGTAATCAGACTGGCAGGCTACACTGGGCCAAACtgaggaacgtggttctgggaaCCGCCCAGTTTCGTCAGCCCCTCAAACAGAGACACCCGGGGTCTCGGACTCCTCCCCCTCAAA ATCACTGGACGCCTGAAAGTTCTGCTGCGGACCTTCCCCCGCGGCTTAACCTGCTCCGACAGTCCACCTGGGCCGGTCACACGAGCCAGGGCTCTGAACACCCCTCTCCAGGAAGAATGGTGAAGAGTTGGAGTCTAAACTGTTCCCAGAGGGATCGGTGTATGCTGCCGATGGAAATGACGGACA TGATGGGGGATTTGGAGGTTGAAGAAGTGACCGTTCGACCGGATGTCAGCCCGTCATTAAGTTCTTCACATAGAAGGACTTGCGGGACCCCCCTTATACTCGGGCCTTCAGAAAACGGCAGCTTGTCCAACGTCAGCTTCCTAACGGATGGTACGGGCAGTGAGACCGTTACTTCTGATGAGTCCGAGCTGGTCATGACCGAGAGCTCCACAGAAGCCCTCGCCAGCCAGAGCATGGTCGAGGGTCACTCGTCCAAAGATATTACGAGACGGCGCAGTCTGGCTGGTAAGATACAACAGCTGCTCACCCCTTCCAGGAAGCCTTCCAGGACGTCAATCCTCAGAAAGACTGGAAGCCTGGCAGAAGCCCCTTCCCCACTCACTTCAGAGCAGCAACATAGCTGGAAAACCCTCAAGGAAAGTACCAGGAGACCAGAGTCCACCGCCTCCGAG AGCTCTGTGTCCTTGGGAAGTGAGGTTGACTTGTCAGACATTGCGTTCTGCAACTTTGCCATCCATAAATCCACCGACCGACTGATGGAAGGAGGCCAGGAGTTACCAGCCGTAGAG GTAATGCTGTCCAGCTGTTCCACGTGCCCGGCATGTCACTCGTTGATCTACGACGAGGACATCATGGCTGGTTGGACATCTGATGACTCCAACCTGAAAACGCTTTGTTCATTCTGTGGTCAGAACTTTGTGCCGTTCCTGAACATCAAGATCACTGATCTGCAGAGACATAGGAG TGCTTGTGACACCTCGTCTGACGTCCCTACCAGGGGAGGCGCTGGGAGTAGCGGGCCCGTTCTAAGTGACCGGTATCAGTGTTTGGTGCTAGACGAAGCCGAGTCTCGCGGACCGTGCAATGGATTCCCCGATGTCCAG CAGCATTCTGTCAACGATGCCAACTCCGAGATGGTGACGGTGGCGTACCTTTGCCCGTTGGTGCTACGCAAGGAGGTGGAGAGTCTGCTCGAGAATGAAGGTGGTGACTTCTTGTCCCAAGCGGAACTGGTCAACAGCCACCCCATTATCTACTGGAATCTGGTCTGGTACTTCCAGCGTCTGGCACTGCCCAGTAACCTCCTGCAACTCATCTTGGCATCCAAGCACGTCCGACAACCAGCACAG GTTGTGGACAATCCGAACGTAAGCGTGCGGTTATTATGGGATGTGCTTGTGCAGGATCCTGACCGTTGGCCGCCCATGTATGTGCTGTGGAAGCTGCATA GAAATCTCCCAACCCACCTCCACGGCTGGCGTTCCCACTCCCACCCCTTCACCCTGGAATTCCTGGAAAAGGTCCTCAATTTCATTGGACTCTTTGAGGTCCATAAAGCTATCTCGCTGCTACTAACTGTCCTACAGGAGCAGAACTCTCCTCCGCAGATCCTCCAGag GGGGATATACCGAGAGACGCTGCTTCTGACGATAGCCGCCCTGGGCAAGGAACACATGGATATAG CTGCATTTGATAGTAAATATAAGGCTGCCTGTAAGAAGCTGGGAAGCTCGTTGGGAAAAGAAGAACTGCGCAAACGTCGGGCTCAGCTCCCCAGCCCCAAGGCCTTGGACTGCCGTAAGACGTTTGGGGCCACTTTGGAGTGCTAG
- the DENND4B gene encoding DENN domain-containing protein 4B isoform X2: protein MMEEGPPKLVDYFVIAGLTPTCRPLEEENRQRSARPAEPVIDVAVIIRSQCEEVPHGFTCIEKTPGGQSADLNPSLLTNQQIYLCYRRGRDKAPITELGVHYEGKENLRPGFQVIDTTPYSHSANLSSGAPGHPKTFLTYKRAPEAQGLNTLGVMDICIINPSKGDSTPHTFCKVDRSLNTSMFSPALFLCYKKAIAKTHSLVYEAGVIGRFPETDNDLFPFPELVPIFCLPMGATIENWSLDTKYPLPIFSTFVLTGASGDKVYGAAIQFYEQYPQEALTEKQRQRLGLLSVVDRRPVSGRSVQTMKSICVLSHWPFFDVFQKFLFFIYRYSISGPHVLPIEKHISNFMFNVPFPSPQRPRILIQMSSYDNVLLCQPVSSPLPLSGASYVTLLQNLGPENAVTLLLAVLTEQKLLIHSQRPDVLTSVSEALVSIIFPLRWQCPYIPLCPLTLSDVLCAPVPFIVGIHSSYFDLHDPPQDVLCVDLDTNTLFQSEEKKIPTYQTLPRKPCKVLRSSLSDLHKQLDEMYNKPMEEASLEFLLTDYDLIYGRRTQLELDVQASFLRFMACLFKGYRSYLLPITQAPSERTRDSSNLFNMEGFRKSRDRAYQKLYSQLLKTQMFTQFIEDCSFVSDRHASLEFFDSCVEKVQTDGEKMEDLHLVELDESHRSEHTVFVMPAEEPQDANETEPPARYKYESFPTLQRELFELPQDLLTPPSSQSKTSAPSSPAPRRTKPEIKTAQRVAQRYSCIPDMWAKCLIGHCYGLWFIYLPTFVRATVSKVRALQTAYDALKQMETKNVVLPDEVCYRILMQLCGQYGEPVLAVRVMLEMRKAGVVPNTITYGYYNKAVLESKWPSSNQTGRLHWAKLRNVVLGTAQFRQPLKQRHPGSRTPPPQNHWTPESSAADLPPRLNLLRQSTWAGHTSQGSEHPSPGRMVKSWSLNCSQRDRCMLPMEMTDMMGDLEVEEVTVRPDVSPSLSSSHRRTCGTPLILGPSENGSLSNVSFLTDGTGSETVTSDESELVMTESSTEALASQSMVEGHSSKDITRRRSLAGKIQQLLTPSRKPSRTSILRKTGSLAEAPSPLTSEQQHSWKTLKESTRRPESTASESSVSLGSEVDLSDIAFCNFAIHKSTDRLMEGGQELPAVEVMLSSCSTCPACHSLIYDEDIMAGWTSDDSNLKTLCSFCGQNFVPFLNIKITDLQRHRSACDTSSDVPTRGGAGSSGPVLSDRYQCLVLDEAESRGPCNGFPDVQHSVNDANSEMVTVAYLCPLVLRKEVESLLENEGGDFLSQAELVNSHPIIYWNLVWYFQRLALPSNLLQLILASKHVRQPAQVVDNPNVSVRLLWDVLVQDPDRWPPMYVLWKLHRNLPTHLHGWRSHSHPFTLEFLEKVLNFIGLFEVHKAISLLLTVLQEQNSPPQILQRGIYRETLLLTIAALGKEHMDIAAFDSKYKAACKKLGSSLGKEELRKRRAQLPSPKALDCRKTFGATLEC from the exons GTCCCACATGGGTTCACCTGCATCGAGAAGACTCCTGGGGGCCAGTCTGCGGATCTCAACCCCAGCCTCCTCACCAACCAGCAGATCTACCTGTGCTACCGCCGGGGGAGGGACAAGGCCCCCATAACGGAACTGGG GGTCCACTATGAGGGGAAGGAGAACCTGCGTCCTGGCTTCCAAGTAATCGACACTACGCCATACAGTCACTCTGCCAACTTGAGTTCCGGGGCCCCGGGTCACCCGAAAACCTTCCTTACCTACAAAAGGGCCCCTGAAGCCCAGGGCCTGAATACATTGGGAGTAATGGACATTTGCATCATTAATCCAAGTAAAGGAGACAGTACGCCCCACACCTTCTGTAAGGTGGACAGGAGCTTAAACACCAGCATG TTTAGCCCTGCTCTCTTTCTCTGCTACAAGAAAGCAATCGCGAAGACTCACAGCCTGGTGTATGAAGCAg GGGTGATCGGCCGATTCCCTGAGACGGACAACGACCTGTTCCCTTTTCCGGAACTTGTACCAATCTTCTGCCTGCCTATGGGAGCCACCATTGAGAACTGGTCGCTGGACACCAAGTACCCCCTCCCCATCTTCTCCACCTTCGTCCTGACCGGAGCATCGGGAGACAAG GTATACGGAGCGGCCATTCAGTTTTACGAGCAGTACCCGCAGGAGGCCTTGACCGAGAAGCAGCGCCAGAGACTCGGACTCCTGAGCGTGGTGGACCGGCGTCCAGTCAGCGGCCGATCGGTTCAGACCATGAAGAGTATCTGCGTCCTGTCCCACTGGCCCTTCTTCGACGTGTTCCAGAAATTCCTCTTTTTCATCTATCGTTACTCCATCTCCGGACCCCACGTGCTGCCGATAGAGAA ACACATCTCCAACTTCATGTTCAACGTCCCATTTCCGTCTCCGCAGAGACCCCGCATCCTAATCCAG ATGTCTTCGTATGATAATGTCCTTCTGTGCCAGCCCGtgtcctctcctctgcccctcag TGGAGCGAGTTACGTGACGTTGCTGCAGAACCTGGGACCGGAGAACGCGGTGACGCTGCTCCTGGCGGTCCTGACGGAACAGAAGCTGCTGATTCACTCGCAGAGACCGGACGTACTAACCAGCGTGAGCGAAGCTCTGGTATCG ATCATCTTCCCGCTTCGATGGCAGTGCCCCTAtatccctctgtgccccctcacccTCTCTGATGTCCTCTGTGCACCGGTTCCGTTCATTGTGGGCATCCACTCCAGCTACTTCGACCTCCACGATCCACCGCAGGACGTCCTCTGTGTGGACCTGGACACGAATACTCTCTTCCA GAGTGAGGAAAAGAAAATTCCAACTTACCAGACTCTGCCCCGGAAGCCCTGCAAGGTCCTGCGCAGCAGCCTGAGCGACCTCCACAAACAGTTGGACGAGA TGTACAACAAGCCCATGGAGGAAGCGTCTCTGGAGTTCCTGCTGACCGACTATGACCTCATATACGGGCGACGGACGCAGTTGGAGTTGGACGTGCAGGCGTCCTTCTTGCGTTTCATGGCCTGTCTTTTTAAAGGATACCGGTCCTACCTGCTGCCAATCACGCAAGCACCCTCTGAACGGACACGGGACTCCAGCAACCTGTTCAACATGGAGG GGTTCCGTAAGTCCAGAGACCGCGCATACCAGAAGTTGTACTCCCAGCTGCTAAAAACTCAGATGTTCACGCAGTTTATTGAAGACTGCTCCTTCGTCAGCGACCGGCATGCTTCGCTCGAGTTTTTCGATAGCTGTGTGGAGAAG GTGCAGACGGACGGGGAGAAAATGGAGGACCTACATCTGGTGGAGCTGGACGAGTCTCACCGCAGCGAGCACACAGTCTTTGTCATGCCGGCCGAGGAGCCTCAAGATGCCAATGAAACGGAACCGCCAGCTCGATACAA GTATGAAAGTTTCCCAACTCTCCAGAGAGAGTTATTCGAGCTGCCGCAGGATCTGCTAACGCCGCCTTCTAGCCAGTCAAAAACCAGTGCCCCCAGCAGTCCTGCCCCGCGACGGACCAAACCG GAGATAAAGACTGCTCAACGTGTGGCCCAGAGATATTCCTGCATACCAGATATGTGGGCAAAATGCCTTATTGGGCACTGCTATGGGTTGTGGTTCATCTACCTACCCACGTTCGTCAGGGCCACGGTGTCCAAGGTGCGGGCGCTGCAGACTGCCTACGATGCTTTGAAGCAGATGGAGACGAAGAATGTGGTCCTTCCAGATGAG GTGTGTTACCGCATTTTGATGCAGCTGTGTGGTCAGTATGGGGAGCCGGTCCTGGCTGTACGCGTGATGCTGGAGATGAGGAAAGCCGGAGTCGTCCCAAATACCATCACCTACGGTTATTACAATAAG GCCGTTCTGGAGAGCAAGTGGCCGTCCAGTAATCAGACTGGCAGGCTACACTGGGCCAAACtgaggaacgtggttctgggaaCCGCCCAGTTTCGTCAGCCCCTCAAACAGAGACACCCGGGGTCTCGGACTCCTCCCCCTCAAA ATCACTGGACGCCTGAAAGTTCTGCTGCGGACCTTCCCCCGCGGCTTAACCTGCTCCGACAGTCCACCTGGGCCGGTCACACGAGCCAGGGCTCTGAACACCCCTCTCCAGGAAGAATGGTGAAGAGTTGGAGTCTAAACTGTTCCCAGAGGGATCGGTGTATGCTGCCGATGGAAATGACGGACA TGATGGGGGATTTGGAGGTTGAAGAAGTGACCGTTCGACCGGATGTCAGCCCGTCATTAAGTTCTTCACATAGAAGGACTTGCGGGACCCCCCTTATACTCGGGCCTTCAGAAAACGGCAGCTTGTCCAACGTCAGCTTCCTAACGGATGGTACGGGCAGTGAGACCGTTACTTCTGATGAGTCCGAGCTGGTCATGACCGAGAGCTCCACAGAAGCCCTCGCCAGCCAGAGCATGGTCGAGGGTCACTCGTCCAAAGATATTACGAGACGGCGCAGTCTGGCTGGTAAGATACAACAGCTGCTCACCCCTTCCAGGAAGCCTTCCAGGACGTCAATCCTCAGAAAGACTGGAAGCCTGGCAGAAGCCCCTTCCCCACTCACTTCAGAGCAGCAACATAGCTGGAAAACCCTCAAGGAAAGTACCAGGAGACCAGAGTCCACCGCCTCCGAG AGCTCTGTGTCCTTGGGAAGTGAGGTTGACTTGTCAGACATTGCGTTCTGCAACTTTGCCATCCATAAATCCACCGACCGACTGATGGAAGGAGGCCAGGAGTTACCAGCCGTAGAG GTAATGCTGTCCAGCTGTTCCACGTGCCCGGCATGTCACTCGTTGATCTACGACGAGGACATCATGGCTGGTTGGACATCTGATGACTCCAACCTGAAAACGCTTTGTTCATTCTGTGGTCAGAACTTTGTGCCGTTCCTGAACATCAAGATCACTGATCTGCAGAGACATAGGAG TGCTTGTGACACCTCGTCTGACGTCCCTACCAGGGGAGGCGCTGGGAGTAGCGGGCCCGTTCTAAGTGACCGGTATCAGTGTTTGGTGCTAGACGAAGCCGAGTCTCGCGGACCGTGCAATGGATTCCCCGATGTCCAG CATTCTGTCAACGATGCCAACTCCGAGATGGTGACGGTGGCGTACCTTTGCCCGTTGGTGCTACGCAAGGAGGTGGAGAGTCTGCTCGAGAATGAAGGTGGTGACTTCTTGTCCCAAGCGGAACTGGTCAACAGCCACCCCATTATCTACTGGAATCTGGTCTGGTACTTCCAGCGTCTGGCACTGCCCAGTAACCTCCTGCAACTCATCTTGGCATCCAAGCACGTCCGACAACCAGCACAG GTTGTGGACAATCCGAACGTAAGCGTGCGGTTATTATGGGATGTGCTTGTGCAGGATCCTGACCGTTGGCCGCCCATGTATGTGCTGTGGAAGCTGCATA GAAATCTCCCAACCCACCTCCACGGCTGGCGTTCCCACTCCCACCCCTTCACCCTGGAATTCCTGGAAAAGGTCCTCAATTTCATTGGACTCTTTGAGGTCCATAAAGCTATCTCGCTGCTACTAACTGTCCTACAGGAGCAGAACTCTCCTCCGCAGATCCTCCAGag GGGGATATACCGAGAGACGCTGCTTCTGACGATAGCCGCCCTGGGCAAGGAACACATGGATATAG CTGCATTTGATAGTAAATATAAGGCTGCCTGTAAGAAGCTGGGAAGCTCGTTGGGAAAAGAAGAACTGCGCAAACGTCGGGCTCAGCTCCCCAGCCCCAAGGCCTTGGACTGCCGTAAGACGTTTGGGGCCACTTTGGAGTGCTAG